From the genome of Streptococcus oralis:
GCTGCGATATCCTTGATCCCCATGCGGATATTACGGCTAAGAGCTAGGTCAGAAAGTTGCGGTTCAAAGAATTCCTTATACTCAGCCAAGCGTTCTTCTGTTTTAAAGATGTGTGATGGGAAGATGACAAAGCTATCAAAGCTCATATCCCCACCAAGAGCTGCCTTGATCCAATCCCAGTTTTCACGCGCCCATACCCAAACAGTTTCTTGAGTTGTTTGGTGTCCGAGGAATTGGAGGTACCATGAAGAAAGGTCTTGTGGTTTCACCACAAATTTGTCCTTCCATGAACGAATCAAGGTTTGGATATTGTCAGCATCTGTACTGTAGGCTAGAGCAGCTGCCAACTGGCGTTTGAAGACCGCATCCGTCGCATGAGTGTAGAGGTCCAGATAAGTTGCGACCAAGTCCTTGGTCTCATAGTGTTTCATTTCATTGATAAGAACTTGTGCACGGATGGCTGCTGGAAGTCCTGCAAGGTTCTCCTTGTGAGCTGCAAAGATTTGGCTAGCGACTTGACTAGCTTCTGCATCATTGGAGCGAATCATCATAGAAACGGCCAACTGACGAACCAATTCATCCTCATCTGATTCTCCGTCTTTGGCTTCAAAACCAAGACGGTCATAGTTATGACGAGCTAATTTAGCAACGAGTGTATTAAAGGCTTTCTCAGTCTCTGTTCCTTCATCGATAAAGCGCTCAAGGGCAGAAATCACTTGAGAAACAGCTGAAACCACAAGGTAAGACTCTTCCTTAGCAAGTTTATCAAGGACTGGGAGCAAGTCTGCATAAGAAATGTGCCCTGCTTCAGCCAACAAACGACGTTCTTGAACGATTTGCAGTTTGCTTGTGTTATCAAGTGTCTCTAACTCAGCAAGAACAGCTTCTAACAAGTCTCCTTGATAGTCGGTAATATAGTGGGCAGTATTTTCAGTGTTGAGACGAAGAGCTCCTTCATTTTCAGCAAGAAGAGCGGCGTAGCCAGGAATTTCGATACTTTCAGTTTCAAGTGTATCTGGCAAGCCCTTCCAGTTGCTGTTCAGTGGTACAACCCAGAGACGGTTCTTGTCTTCGTGCTCACCGATAAAGAATTGTTTTTGTGAAATCTTCAAGACATCATTTTCAACTTTGACAGTGAGAACTGGATAACCAGGTTGCTCCAACCAAGAATCCATGAAAGCTGCAACATCTCGTCCTGATGCCTGACCAAGGGCATTCCAAAGGTCACGACCAATGGTGTTGCTGTACTGGTGCTTTTCAAAGTAAGCATGCAAGCCTTTAGCGAAATCAGCATCACCGAGCCAACGGCGAAGCATATGCATGAGACGGCTTCCTTTAGCATAGACGATAGCTCCATCAAAGAGGGTATTGATTTCGTCTGGGTGTTTAACTTCAACGTGAACAGACTGAACGCCATCCGTCGCATCGCGTTTAAGCGCCGCTGGAACACCGCCTGTTTGGAAGTCTTCAAAGATATTCCAACTTGGCTCGATGGCATCCACACAGACGTATTCCATCATGTTAGCGAAGCTTTCATTAAGCCAAAGGTCATCCCACCATTTCATAGTCACGAGGTTCCCAAACCATTGGTGGGCCAACTCATGTGCTACAACTAGGGCAACTTGTTGACGGCTAGCAAAGGTTGAGTTCTCATCTACAACCAAGTAAACTTCACGGTAGGTCACAAGACCCCAGTTTTCCATAGCACCAGCTGAGAAGTCAGGCAGGGCGATGTGAAGTGATTGAGGAATTGGGTACTTAACTCCATAGTAATCTTCGTAAAACTCGATTGAGCGAACAGCGATGTCTAATGAGAAATCAAGGTTAGATAGTGGATGGGCTTTGGTTGAGTAAACACCTACGAGGGTACCGTTTTTAGTTTTAGCCGTTACCCCTTGCAAATCACCTGCAACAAAAGCTAATAAGTAAGAAGACATGCGAGGTGTTGTCGCAAACTTCCAGATGCCTGATTCCTTGCGTTTTTCCACATCAATTTCTGGCATGTTTGACAAGGCCACTTCACCTTCTGCCTGGTCAAAACGAAGGGCGAGGTCAAAAGTAGCCTTGGCTTCAGGCTCATCCACACATGGGAAGGCTTCACGCGCAAAATGGCTTTCAAACTGAGTAGACAAGACTTCCTTCTTGATACCATCAACTGTGTAGTAAGAAGGGTAAATCCCTGTCATATTGTCTGTGATTTTTCCTAAAAAGGCGATGACCAATTCAACTTGACCAGCCTCAGCCAATTCGATATGAAGGGCTTCATTGTCATGGTCAACTGTAAATGGACGAGCTTGACCTGCAACTTCTACAGAAGCGATTTCCAAGTCTTTTTGGTGGAGGGAAATACGGTCACTCTGCGCTTGACCAGTGATGGTCACCTTCCCAGAAAAGGTCTTGGTCTCACGACTCAAGTCTAAAAATAAATCATAGTGTTCAGGAACAAATTGGGTAATAAAATGTTCAACAGCTTGCATAGTTTTCTCCTATTCTAAGTTTAAGAGTTTTACTCTTCTTCAAACAAACTTATTATATCATGTTTTGCTTTAGAAAAAAGGATTGGACGGTAATTTCCAAAACTTTCTTCCTTCTACAGTCTACAGTGGGTAGACCTTGCGAAATTCTTCTAGAACGACCTTGCTGTCAGGTGTAAAAGTCAGTCCTGCCTCTCTCAGCCACTCGGTGAAACAGTCTTCATGGACCTGGCGCCAATAGTCCAAAGATTTATCCCCCTCACCTTCATTGTAGGCATGGTCAGCAGAAACTTGATGAAAAGTCTGAACGGAAACCTTGGTAATTTCGACAATGCAGACAGCCTGATTTTGACTGTCTAAAATGACATCGAAGGTACCTTCTCGCGGAAGAGGTTCGTCCTCTATTGCGTAGAGGTCGTAGGCTGAGGCGGTTGCTGTCTTTTCGCCTTTTAAAACCAAATCTGCCAAGAGATCGGCTTCCACTCCAAAAGCCCAGGCATCTATCTCATCTCCAATCGAGGGGTTAATTTGCTTATACGCATTCCACATTTCTTGCGGTGTCATGGGTTGCTCCTTTGTAATTTTTTACTTACTTCTTTTACACGTTTGAGGTGGTCTGGATAATCAATCTCTAAATCAAAAATCTCTGGGATAGAACTGTAGTGGATAATACACTTGATACCCATCTGATTCATTTTTTGTATGAAAGAAGCATTCAGATAGCCTGCTACAGCAAAGTCAATCTTTTTTATCCTTGCTTTATCCTGCATATCTCTTAGCATATCTAACATTATTGGACTTTCCATATCATGCCATTGACTGTTTCTCACAGTCGCAAAAACAAAAGAAGTCAAATCATTCATTCCAACTATAATCTTTGAAATACCCGTTTCCAGTATCCTGTCCAAGTCAAAATAAGCTGACGGCAATTCAATCATTGTGCCGACTTTTCCAGTAAAACCATGCTCACGCAATACTCTAATAGCTTGCTTTAACTGCTCAGAATTATTGACAAAAGGAAAAATAACAGACAGATTGGGATTTGTTTGATAAACTTCTGTAACGACATGTGCCTCAGCCTGAAATTCATTCGGACACGCCAGCAAACGCCTTATCCCTCTATATCCAAACAAGGGATGATTTTCATCAAAATGCTCTTTAGTCCCCTCTAAACAATTAGCTTCTGTATTTGTTAACTCTGAAAAACGATACCAAACCTCTTCATCTGAGTACAAGGAGCAAATGGTATCTAGATAATCTTTTACAAATTGCTGACAACTTACTAATAGGATGTTTTGATTAAGCTCTCTAAGTAATTATTCTCCACGAATCATACCGACGTGGTGCAATAACTGAGGATAAACTTTTTCAACAATTTGTTCTCCACTAAGGACAAGTTGATTTTTCATCATTCACCTTCCAATTCATATACAAGGTCTTGTCCAACTCTGGAAATCCCAATAACTCTGCTTTGACCTTCAAGACTAATGGTGATGCATTTTCTGTAGTAATTTCTTCCAAATTCAACCAAAGTGCATTTGCTGAATCATTACTTCCATCAAGAACCTCCTGAGGAATTGAATTTTGGGAGTGTTCAAAATCGAGTACTATATCATAAAATGCCATGATATGGTGAACCATAAAATTTTTCAACTCTTCCCTGACGAAAACATCGTAGATTCGAGGATTTGAGTAGCTTCTAACAGTAAATTCTGTCTCTTCCATCACTTCTCTAATCAGAGTTTCCGTCAATCCTTCACCAAGTTGCTGACTACCACCAGGTAGATCATAACGATGTTGATAAGGGCCTCTCGTTTTTTCAATGCAGAGTAACTTCCCATTTTCAAAGCAAACAGCATAGACTCCAAAGTGTTTTTTGATTTCCATCCAACTCCTCCTACTTCAAAGACCAGCCACCATCTATTGTCAAGATTTGTCCTTGCATGGCGCTCGCTTTTCCACTTGCTAAGAAAAGGCTAATCTCTGCTACTTCCTCTGGCTCAATCCAGCGTTTGATGGGAGTTTCACTAGCCACCCAGTTCGCCAATCCACCTGGTTCAAAGTCCGCAGCGGTCATAGCTGTCTTGACTGCCCCTGGAGCAATCCCAAAGACCTGAATACCAGTCTCAGCATAGTCTAGAGCCAACTGCTTGGTAAAGCCAGCTAAGGCGTGCTTAGACGAGGTATAGGCGTGACCACCTCCGCCAGCTAGACTTGAAGCAATCGAACACATATTGATGATGATTCCTTTTTTATTTTCCAACATTTGTGTCAAATAATGCCGAGTCAACTCAACAGGAGTCACGTAGTTGATTTCAAAAATCTCTTGAATTTCCTGCGCTGATTGTTCCAATAAGGGTTTGTAAGCATCCAAAACTCCTGCAGTATTGCACAAAACATCCACATAAGGACACCAGTCAAAAATTGGCTCCAAGTCCAAGGTCAAATCTCTCTGTAAAAAGTGGAAATCACCCTGTAAGAGTGGATTTTCACCTTGGTCAACTCCATAAACTTGATAACCCTTCTCTAAAAAGAGTCGAGCTTGAGCCAGACCAATCCCTGAACTTACACCTGTAATCAATACACGTCTAGTCATGCACTTCTACCCAATCCGTCGCTAAAACATCACAAGGTGTCGGGCTCCACATGGAAAAGCCTTCGCCATCTCCAGACACGTTGATGAGAAAATAAGGCGTCACTTCAAGTGCAACCCCGTTTTGTTCGATAGTGTCAAAGAGTTGGACATAGTTTTCAGCCCCTCCCCAACCAGCGCGTACATATTTTTTCTTAGCTTTTAATCCAGGCAGGATTTCTTCAAAAGTCATGATGTTCTCCTTTAATTCTACATTCTTCAATTAATTATAACAAAAAACCGTTTTCCAACGGCTTTTTGACTGTATCTTAGTTCAATAAAACAAATAGCTATCCAATTCTTTAATTATTTCAGTTCAATTAATTTATTGTAGATTTTCTCAGTCAGTTCTTTCTGTTGTGCTCCTGTTAAATGGTGCGAAGTGCGAATTAATATGGTTCCATAAACATAGTGGGATCCTGGATTTAAAGCAGTTCCATCAAAAGCACTAATATAAGTATTGCGCTTTTCTGCATCTTCTTTTGTCTTATAAACCTCTATATTTCCTCCAACATCATTGCCTTTATGAACAATATCCGAGCCTTCTACAGATTCAGTCACTTGCTTGTCAACAAAATATACAGACGCTGTATATCCTCCTTGTTTATTTAATTTTTTATTAGGGTCATTATCCTCCGTAACAGATTGTACTCCAGTAATTGATTCTATTTCTTTAAGTCTTTCTTCAATAAAAGAACTAGAAGGATTTGTAATTTGTTTTAATTGAAGAATGCTATTTTGATAGTGAGTCAATTTTTCAGACAAATTCTTTTTTGTTTCACTATAATCTAATGGTTGACTTAATTCTTCAATTTGCTTCTCAATCTTAGCAGTCGCTTTCTCCATTTCTGGTTCTTTACGAAGTGAATCTTTGCTATCCTTTATAGTTGATTTCAATTCTTCCAATGTCTTAGAATCAAGAGGTTCTTCATTATTCTCAATAACCTTTTCAGCCTCAGCTATTTGATCTTCAACTTCTTTATTCTTTTCATTTAAATCCTTTACTACATCTTCAAACTTAGTTACAGCAGCTTGATGAGGCGCATAGGATAAGAAATAGTATCCTGTTGCCAAACCTAAAGCAATAAAAGTAATAAGCCCAACAATCATTGATTTCTTCATTTTAAACTCCTCAATTTATAAATAACCTCCTCTATATTTTAATATATTGTTTTAAATATTTCAAGTGTAAAAAGCTATAGAATCAACTTATTGCCAGATATACAAAAACGATAACCACTTTTCAGTAGTTACCGTTGATTTCTTTTGATTAGTCTTTCCCACCAAGTTTGCTATTGATGGTCATCATGATGCTGGCTATCTTCTCACCCCAGTATGGATCAGAAGCATAGCGAACATTCATTCCGGTTGCCTTGTTTCCAAGATGGTCTCTACCATAGTCGATGTAATTCTCACGGATCCACTTGGCCGCTCCGAGAATTCCTTTGTCCACATTATCAAAGCTCTTGGCTGAGAGATATGGGCTAGTATCATAAGCAGCAATACCAAAGAAGTTGTTCTTATCTCTGGCAATTTGACTGCGTCCCCACGCACTTTCAAGAGCACTATGTGCCATCAAGTAAAGGGCATTGACGCCATAGCGTTCCTCAGCTTCTTTGAAAGTCGCTCCTTTACCTGCAAGAGGACTATCCTGCAAGTTCATCATCGAATACAGTTTATCCAATTCAGCTGCACTATAATTACTTGGCTCTCTCAAGTTTTTATAGAGGAAAGGATTTTTAATGGTAAAGCCATCAAAATGCTCTCCATCAGTTGAGTAGTACTTCTTACCAATAACCATAGCAGAAGTGTGTGGAGCTACTTTGATACTCGTATAAGGAGAGAGTTCATGGTAGAGGAATTTCCCATCACTAGTATAATGAGGGATAAACTCGCTTCCTTCATCCACTGCAGTCAAATCACTTTGATTCATATAGCCAGATAAGCCAGAAATCGAAACTGCAAGTCGGCCACCTTTTCGAGTCGAGCTATCCAGTGAGACAATGCTTCCTTGGTTAATGTAACTCAAGATTTCTCCAGATGCACTATAGACATAGGCAGTGATTGGTTTAACTTTGTAATATTTGGTTTTATCCGCAACATGCCATCTACCAGAAGCATCCAAGGTATGACCATCCACAGTTTCATTTTTTGCCATATAACCGCCTGATTTAAGGTAATACCATGATTGGTCGGATGAATCGTAGATTAATTCTTTCTCAGCCATCTTTCCATTTGACTTGAGGTAGAACCAATTGTTCTTGTACCATACCCACTCACTCGCAGCCATATAACCACCAGATTTGAGATAGTAGTAACCATTATCCCAGAGCCATTCTTTATTGGCATAATTTCCATCAGAGTTAATATAGAACCAAGAGTTATAATTCTTGTCAAAGAGCCACCCTTTGCCAGCTTTTGCACCACTGCTCGTCACATAACTGCGGTCAATCCAAGTTTCCGTAGAGAGGTAGCCGCCTGATTTGAAATGGTAATCCTTGCCTTTGATGGTTTGCCAACCTTTTTCAGCATAGGTTCCGTCAGCTTTCAAGTAAAACCAAGAGTTATAATTCTTGTCAAAGAGCCATTCCGATTTCAGTTTGGCTCCACTTTTAGCAACATAGAAGCGGTCAATCCAGCGCTCGGTAGAAAGATAGCCGCCTGATTTGAAATGGTAATCTTTTTCTTTAATCGTTTCCCAGCCTTTTTCGGCATAGCTACCATCAGATTTCAAGTAAAACCAAGCATCATAATTCTTATCAAAGAGCCATTCCGATTTCAATTTAGCTCCACTCTTCGCAACATAGAAGCGATCAATCCAACGCTCAGTAGAAAGATAACCGCCTGATTTAAAATGGTAGTCCTTCCCATCTATAGTTAACCACCTATTTTCAGCATAAGTACCGTCTTGTTGAAGGTAGAACCAACTGCTATAGTTGTCATCATAAATCCAGGCTTGTTTAACCTTATGACCATTTTCTGATATATAGTTCTTACCAAGCCAAGCATTTTTCAGCATTTTACCTTGTGAATTGATGTAGTACTGGTTCTCCCCTTGAGTGATCCACTCATCTTTGGCCATTTTCCCGTCTGCTTTAAGGTAATATTTTTCCTGACCTTGTTGAATCCATTCTTTTTGAGCTTTCTGACCATCAGACTTGAGATAATACCAGGATTCTTGTTCCTGATTAAATACCCACTGTTCCTTGGCTTTAGTACCACTTCCAGTCACATAGTACTGGCCAACCCACGTTTTCGTAGCTAATTTTCCAGCTTCGTTAAAATAGTAATCCTTATCACCAACAGTCAACCAACCGTTCTCAGCACGGTTTCCATCAGCTGTTAAATAAAACCAGGCCTGTTGCGTTTGGTCATAGATCCATTGGTTGGTTGCTGGTTTCCCGTCTGCTTTGAGGTAGGTCTTTCCTTGCCAAGTTCCCTCTTCTGCTTTTGCTGTCTCCACTACAGTAAAAAAACACCCCAATAAGCCAGCACTTACTAGGGCCACTTTCCATCGTTTCATTTAAATGCTCCAATAACGTTTTCTAATCCCTATTGTAACATAGTTAATCGACGGAAATATTACAAATTGATGAAGATTCTATTTCTTGTTGACGATAAGGAAGACCTAGCTTATCTCAGACTGGCTTTGACTTCCTTGCGTAATTCTTCCAAACTGCTAATGCCGTATTTATCCATGACTTTTGGTAAATTTTCAATAATATCAGGACAGGCATATGGATTGGTAAAGTTAGCTGTTCCAACCCCAATGGCAGAGGCACCAGCCAGATACATTTCTAGCGCTGCTTCAGCCGAATCCACTCCCCCCATTCCAATGATGGGCAGGTCTGTTGTTTGGGCTACTTGTCGGATGAGTTTGAGGGCTACTGGAAAGACTGCTGGTCCAGACATTCCACCTGTTCCATTGGCTAGGATTGGTTTTCTTGTTTTGAGGTCAAAGCGCATACCGACTAGAGTATTGATCATGGTTAAGCCACTTGCTCCTGCATCTTCTGCGGCTTTGGCGATGGTGACAACATCCGTTACACTAGGGGTTAACTTGACATAAACTGGCACATCAGAGGCTTCCACAGCTGCCTTTACCACTTCATAAGCTAGATCAGGATCTTGCCCAATCAAAAAACCATGATTACCATGATCCACATTCGGACAAGAGATATTGAGCTCGATAGCTTTTACATTGGCTGCCTTGGAAATCCCCTGAGAAACGGCAGCGTACTCTTGTTTTGAAAAGCCTGCAACATTTGCGATGATGGGAAGCGTAGGATACTCTCTTTCCAGCCAAGGTAGTTTTTCAGCTAAAACAGCTTCTAAACCAGGATTTTGCAAGCCGATTGCGTTGAGCATACCAGCAGGTGTCTCTGCAACCCTGGGAGTAGGATTGCCAAAACGGGGGTCAAGTGTCGTCGCCTTGATCATAATGGAGCCTAAAAGGTCTAAATCATAGTACTTAGCATACTCTTGACCAAAACCAAAACAGCCTGATGCTGGTATGATAGGATTTTTCAAGTCCAAGCCCGGTAGAGAAACTTGTAAACGATTTCTAGTCATGACTTTCTCCTTATAATACAACTGTTCCTGTGCGGAAAACAGGGCCATCTTCACAGACGCGTTGGCTAATAGTCTCACTATCTGGCACTTTTAGGACACAGGCATAGCAAGCTCCCATCCCACAAGCCATACGAGATTCCAGAGATAGGTAGGCTCTTGGGTGATCATAAAATCTTTGATTGATATACTTCATCATTCCAGGAGCCCCACAGGAGTAAACAGCATCAAATTGACTGTCTAAATCATTGATGACGACTGACACATTTCCCTTAATGCCATAAGAACCATCATCTGTCGTTACAAAAACCTGACCATACTGGGTTAATTCTGTTTCGAGAATAACAGCATCCTTGTTGGCAAAACCGAGGACTGTCACTACTTTCACCCCACGCGCATACAATTCCTTGGCCACCTCAAGCAAGGGTGGAACACCAATACCCCCACCAACAAGGAGAACTTGGCTCGGGTCGTCCAGGTCAGACAAGTCAAAACCGTTCCCCTGAGGTCCCATCACATCAAGTGTATCACCCTGACTTAATGTTGAAAAAATAGCGGTCCCTGCACCCTCAATCCGATAAATGAGTCGACACTGCTTCTTAGCCTTGTCAATAGATGAGATTGAAATAGGACGACGCAAGAGATGGGCATCATCAGGCACACGCAAATGTAGAAATTGACCTGCTCGCATCGCTTCAACCATTTCTCCTTCTAAGACTAATTCAAAGATTGCTGGCGCAATTTCCTCCTGTGCAACCACCTTCATAGTTTCCAAACGAATGGCACCCAAACGCTTCTTACATGTGGGATTCATGATTTTCCTCCTTAAATTTAAGGGGACCAGATAAAGAAAAGACCTTGCTAGTGCAAGGCCTCAGTTGGGTTAGGCTAGAACTCATGCGCACACTTAAAAAGTCTCCACAGAGAGTCCCCTATCCCTTTTATCTGACACCTTGTGAGTCTCTCTGGACTCCCCTTAAAGGTTAAATTTGTATTAGTATACTCTTTCAGAGAAAAAAAGTCAAGTAGAAAACGAACATTCTACTTGACTTTACTGGATTATTTTTCACGAATGACTTCGACCTTGTAACCGTCAGGATCTTTGACAAAGTAATAGTTTGGTTGAGTTCCTGGAAGTCCGTTAGGCGCTGTCACCTCATAGCCCTTCTCGCTATGTTCTTGATGAAGCGCCTCAAGATCAGGTGTACTGAGGGCGATATGGGCAAACCCATCTCCAACCACATAAGGGCCGTGATCATAGTTATAGGTCAATTCCAACTCGTAGTCATCACCATCAAGTCCTAGATAGACAATGGTGAAAGCATGATCTGGAAAATCCCTGCGACGCAATTCTTTAAAACCAAAAGCATCTTGATAGAATGCGATTGATTTTTCAAGGTTTTCTACTCGTAAGCAAGTGTGTAGCATTTTTGAAGCCATTTTCATTACCTCTTTCATTTGAATAGTTCTATTATACCTTTATTCAGGAAAATTTACTAGAAACTTGAACTAGAGTCCTCTTCTCTAAGCTTTCATTCTAAGCAGAACTTTTACGATTTTCCTTGCGTATATTGCGAATAAGGAAAAGCATGATCAGGACAAAAAGTCCCTCGAGGAAGTAGAAAGCAAATTCGCTGTTCATGATTAGTAAGTCTCTGTAAAAATATTTATTATAGAAAACTGAATTTGGTGCGAATAGGATTCGGAACAGTCTTCTTAGGAAAATAAAGATCTGCAATCCATAAATCATAAAGACCTTCTTCACACCAATCATGAAGCCTTGATCCTTTGTAAAATAAGACAAGGCAACTCCATTTAACAAGAGGATAACAGTTATAGCCAGTGTTTCATTTCGTAGAATAGTTGGATCAAAGATGTCTAAACGGATGTGAATGTAGGGCAACGTTTGAAAGAGTAAGATTCCCAAGATTGCTGGTATGAAAATTTTCTTCAGAGATGGTGGAAATCCAGGACTAAATCTTGTAAAAGATAAGCAAATCACAAGGATTGCAAAAATATGGAAGTAAGCTATTGCAACTCCTGAAATAGTCTGGCTTCGATTTACCAAAGCAGAAAGAAAACCAGCAGAAAGAAAGATACCGATAGGAATCAGCTTATCCAAAGAATAATCCCACTTCAGTCCTTGACTCACTTGGAAACCATCGATGAAGCTGAAAAATGTAATAAACATAAGGGCACCAATGAGACCAAAAGGTAAGGATGGAATGACGAGGGTCAATAGCAAGATTAGTAGGAACCATGGATGGGGGCTGTAGTAGAATTTCCGTTTTTCCCCCCTAGCAGTCACTCCTTCCTCAATCGGTGTTTTCCTTAATTTTAGCATATAGACGTAAAAGAGAGAAAACATACCCGCATGAACCCATGAATTATAACCCGGTCGCTCTATAATACTGAGTAGCAAACTTACAATCGTAAAGAGACCAGAGAAAATCTGAAGAAACTTATTTTTAAAGACCTGTCTTTTTTTCCAATCCAAATAAGAGAGCTTGGCCTTTGGATGACTAAGTTCATAAGCATAAACTGTCATCTCTTCTAGTTTCTGGTCTGTCTCCTCCGTCATCATTTGGGGAGCCATTTTAGAAGTAGGAAAAGGAGATAAAACATATCTCAGGAGCTCGCCGTCTGTAAACCGATGGTACTCCTTATAGATCTGTTGAAGTAAAATCGTTAGAATACGTGGTCTTCCTTTAAAGTAGCTTCTCCACTTTTCCCAATCATTGATATCTTCATCGTTCTTAGTGAGCTTATCTATATAAAGATAACCTTCATTGTACCAGTAATCAAAATTTTCTTTTTTGTTAAGTGCATACTCCTCTACCACTGAAGGATAGGAA
Proteins encoded in this window:
- a CDS encoding M1 family metallopeptidase, coding for MQAVEHFITQFVPEHYDLFLDLSRETKTFSGKVTITGQAQSDRISLHQKDLEIASVEVAGQARPFTVDHDNEALHIELAEAGQVELVIAFLGKITDNMTGIYPSYYTVDGIKKEVLSTQFESHFAREAFPCVDEPEAKATFDLALRFDQAEGEVALSNMPEIDVEKRKESGIWKFATTPRMSSYLLAFVAGDLQGVTAKTKNGTLVGVYSTKAHPLSNLDFSLDIAVRSIEFYEDYYGVKYPIPQSLHIALPDFSAGAMENWGLVTYREVYLVVDENSTFASRQQVALVVAHELAHQWFGNLVTMKWWDDLWLNESFANMMEYVCVDAIEPSWNIFEDFQTGGVPAALKRDATDGVQSVHVEVKHPDEINTLFDGAIVYAKGSRLMHMLRRWLGDADFAKGLHAYFEKHQYSNTIGRDLWNALGQASGRDVAAFMDSWLEQPGYPVLTVKVENDVLKISQKQFFIGEHEDKNRLWVVPLNSNWKGLPDTLETESIEIPGYAALLAENEGALRLNTENTAHYITDYQGDLLEAVLAELETLDNTSKLQIVQERRLLAEAGHISYADLLPVLDKLAKEESYLVVSAVSQVISALERFIDEGTETEKAFNTLVAKLARHNYDRLGFEAKDGESDEDELVRQLAVSMMIRSNDAEASQVASQIFAAHKENLAGLPAAIRAQVLINEMKHYETKDLVATYLDLYTHATDAVFKRQLAAALAYSTDADNIQTLIRSWKDKFVVKPQDLSSWYLQFLGHQTTQETVWVWARENWDWIKAALGGDMSFDSFVIFPSHIFKTEERLAEYKEFFEPQLSDLALSRNIRMGIKDIAARVDLIKREKAAVEAVVAQYGKA
- a CDS encoding ASCH domain-containing protein, with the translated sequence MTPQEMWNAYKQINPSIGDEIDAWAFGVEADLLADLVLKGEKTATASAYDLYAIEDEPLPREGTFDVILDSQNQAVCIVEITKVSVQTFHQVSADHAYNEGEGDKSLDYWRQVHEDCFTEWLREAGLTFTPDSKVVLEEFRKVYPL
- a CDS encoding NUDIX hydrolase, which produces MEIKKHFGVYAVCFENGKLLCIEKTRGPYQHRYDLPGGSQQLGEGLTETLIREVMEETEFTVRSYSNPRIYDVFVREELKNFMVHHIMAFYDIVLDFEHSQNSIPQEVLDGSNDSANALWLNLEEITTENASPLVLKVKAELLGFPELDKTLYMNWKVNDEKSTCP
- a CDS encoding 3-oxoacyl-ACP reductase, which translates into the protein MTRRVLITGVSSGIGLAQARLFLEKGYQVYGVDQGENPLLQGDFHFLQRDLTLDLEPIFDWCPYVDVLCNTAGVLDAYKPLLEQSAQEIQEIFEINYVTPVELTRHYLTQMLENKKGIIINMCSIASSLAGGGGHAYTSSKHALAGFTKQLALDYAETGIQVFGIAPGAVKTAMTAADFEPGGLANWVASETPIKRWIEPEEVAEISLFLASGKASAMQGQILTIDGGWSLK
- a CDS encoding DUF2829 domain-containing protein, producing MTFEEILPGLKAKKKYVRAGWGGAENYVQLFDTIEQNGVALEVTPYFLINVSGDGEGFSMWSPTPCDVLATDWVEVHD
- a CDS encoding glucosaminidase domain-containing protein gives rise to the protein MKRWKVALVSAGLLGCFFTVVETAKAEEGTWQGKTYLKADGKPATNQWIYDQTQQAWFYLTADGNRAENGWLTVGDKDYYFNEAGKLATKTWVGQYYVTGSGTKAKEQWVFNQEQESWYYLKSDGQKAQKEWIQQGQEKYYLKADGKMAKDEWITQGENQYYINSQGKMLKNAWLGKNYISENGHKVKQAWIYDDNYSSWFYLQQDGTYAENRWLTIDGKDYHFKSGGYLSTERWIDRFYVAKSGAKLKSEWLFDKNYDAWFYLKSDGSYAEKGWETIKEKDYHFKSGGYLSTERWIDRFYVAKSGAKLKSEWLFDKNYNSWFYLKADGTYAEKGWQTIKGKDYHFKSGGYLSTETWIDRSYVTSSGAKAGKGWLFDKNYNSWFYINSDGNYANKEWLWDNGYYYLKSGGYMAASEWVWYKNNWFYLKSNGKMAEKELIYDSSDQSWYYLKSGGYMAKNETVDGHTLDASGRWHVADKTKYYKVKPITAYVYSASGEILSYINQGSIVSLDSSTRKGGRLAVSISGLSGYMNQSDLTAVDEGSEFIPHYTSDGKFLYHELSPYTSIKVAPHTSAMVIGKKYYSTDGEHFDGFTIKNPFLYKNLREPSNYSAAELDKLYSMMNLQDSPLAGKGATFKEAEERYGVNALYLMAHSALESAWGRSQIARDKNNFFGIAAYDTSPYLSAKSFDNVDKGILGAAKWIRENYIDYGRDHLGNKATGMNVRYASDPYWGEKIASIMMTINSKLGGKD
- a CDS encoding dihydroorotate dehydrogenase encodes the protein MALFSAQEQLYYKEKVMTRNRLQVSLPGLDLKNPIIPASGCFGFGQEYAKYYDLDLLGSIMIKATTLDPRFGNPTPRVAETPAGMLNAIGLQNPGLEAVLAEKLPWLEREYPTLPIIANVAGFSKQEYAAVSQGISKAANVKAIELNISCPNVDHGNHGFLIGQDPDLAYEVVKAAVEASDVPVYVKLTPSVTDVVTIAKAAEDAGASGLTMINTLVGMRFDLKTRKPILANGTGGMSGPAVFPVALKLIRQVAQTTDLPIIGMGGVDSAEAALEMYLAGASAIGVGTANFTNPYACPDIIENLPKVMDKYGISSLEELRKEVKASLR
- a CDS encoding dihydroorotate dehydrogenase electron transfer subunit — protein: MNPTCKKRLGAIRLETMKVVAQEEIAPAIFELVLEGEMVEAMRAGQFLHLRVPDDAHLLRRPISISSIDKAKKQCRLIYRIEGAGTAIFSTLSQGDTLDVMGPQGNGFDLSDLDDPSQVLLVGGGIGVPPLLEVAKELYARGVKVVTVLGFANKDAVILETELTQYGQVFVTTDDGSYGIKGNVSVVINDLDSQFDAVYSCGAPGMMKYINQRFYDHPRAYLSLESRMACGMGACYACVLKVPDSETISQRVCEDGPVFRTGTVVL
- the gloA gene encoding lactoylglutathione lyase: MASKMLHTCLRVENLEKSIAFYQDAFGFKELRRRDFPDHAFTIVYLGLDGDDYELELTYNYDHGPYVVGDGFAHIALSTPDLEALHQEHSEKGYEVTAPNGLPGTQPNYYFVKDPDGYKVEVIREK